From a single Pyxidicoccus xibeiensis genomic region:
- a CDS encoding cytochrome P450, which produces MKLTPDLTRDALGTMSRISRTHGDLVRVKIGPMLVYLLNHPDYAKHVLQDNHTNYRKSSIYHEFSVLLGDGQLTTNDMEYWRSQRKLIHPAFSRAHLERYFSKVSESSSAMLERWEASARAGQPLDVYREFMRLLLSLTGKILFSIDLSEEAPQVSDAMRVAFDFIMKRVNAPLKLPRDFPTPARQRVARHVDVLNEIVRRLIEERRQGEDRGDLLTTLVRARDEAGNAMSDEHLRDEIKTLLVAGHESPANILSWACYLLSLNPDKEERLVAEIAQVVGDRPPTFADLPRLRYCQMVIEETMRLYPPAWVVERTPIEDDEIGGFHIQAGARVTMFMYEIHRHRDFWEEPERFEPERFSEERSAGRHRFSLFPFSGGPRICLGKDLSMVEMVMCLTMVVQRFRLRLEPTHPVVPLPSVNLRPRDGIVFHISPRRSAVAADG; this is translated from the coding sequence TTGAAGCTGACTCCTGACCTGACGCGAGACGCGCTCGGGACGATGAGTCGTATCTCGCGCACGCATGGAGACCTGGTGCGGGTGAAGATCGGGCCGATGCTCGTGTATCTGCTCAATCACCCGGACTACGCGAAACACGTCCTGCAGGACAATCACACCAACTACCGCAAGAGCTCCATCTACCACGAGTTCAGCGTCCTGCTCGGCGACGGCCAGCTGACGACGAACGACATGGAGTACTGGCGGAGCCAGCGCAAGCTCATCCACCCGGCCTTCTCACGCGCCCACCTGGAGCGGTACTTCTCGAAGGTCTCGGAGAGCTCCAGCGCCATGCTGGAGCGGTGGGAGGCCTCGGCCCGGGCAGGCCAGCCGCTCGACGTCTATCGCGAGTTCATGCGCCTGCTGCTGAGCCTCACCGGGAAGATCCTCTTCAGCATCGACCTCAGCGAGGAAGCGCCGCAGGTGAGCGACGCGATGCGTGTCGCGTTCGACTTCATCATGAAGCGCGTGAATGCGCCCCTCAAGCTGCCGCGCGACTTCCCCACCCCGGCCCGCCAGCGCGTCGCCCGCCATGTGGACGTGCTGAATGAGATCGTCCGCCGCCTCATCGAGGAGCGGCGCCAGGGCGAGGACCGGGGTGACCTGCTCACCACCCTCGTGCGGGCGCGCGACGAGGCCGGCAATGCGATGAGTGACGAGCACCTGCGCGACGAGATCAAGACGCTGCTCGTCGCCGGGCACGAGTCGCCGGCCAACATCCTCTCCTGGGCCTGCTACCTGCTCTCGCTCAACCCGGACAAGGAGGAGCGGCTCGTCGCGGAGATTGCCCAGGTGGTGGGTGACCGGCCGCCGACGTTCGCGGACCTGCCGCGCCTGCGCTACTGCCAGATGGTCATCGAGGAGACGATGCGCCTCTACCCGCCCGCCTGGGTGGTGGAGCGCACGCCCATCGAAGACGACGAGATTGGCGGCTTCCACATCCAGGCCGGGGCCCGGGTGACGATGTTCATGTACGAGATCCACCGGCACCGCGACTTCTGGGAGGAGCCCGAGCGCTTCGAGCCCGAGCGCTTCTCCGAGGAGCGCTCCGCCGGACGCCACCGGTTCTCCCTGTTCCCCTTCTCCGGAGGGCCGCGCATCTGCCTGGGCAAGGACCTCTCCATGGTGGAGATGGTCATGTGCCTCACCATGGTCGTCCAGCGCTTCCGGCTCCGGCTGGAGCCCACGCATCCGGTGGTTCCGCTGCCCTCGGTGAACCTGCGGCCTCGCGACGGAATCGTCTTCCACATCTCCCCGCGCCGGAGCGCCGTGGCCGCGGACGGGTGA
- a CDS encoding thioesterase II family protein, with amino-acid sequence MNAQWLYRRPSPAARLRLFCLPYAGGGSSIYSRWQGDFPEDIEVCAVELPGRRARLREPPIRRAAALVEAIAEGVAPFLDLPFVFFGHSMGALLAFELARHLRRVGRQGPCALFVSAAAAPHLPRSRKLLWRLGDAEFLSEIRGYGGTPEEVFSEPDLRALFLPVLRADFEVFDTYEFEDDGPLACPLHVYGGRDDERATPGQLRAWGELASHLESVELFPGGHFYLHEQRPALTAAVARELAAFVPGRR; translated from the coding sequence ATGAACGCTCAATGGCTCTACCGCCGGCCGTCGCCGGCTGCCCGGCTGCGGCTGTTCTGTCTGCCCTATGCGGGGGGCGGTTCGTCCATCTACAGCCGCTGGCAAGGTGACTTCCCGGAGGACATCGAGGTGTGTGCGGTAGAGCTGCCAGGCAGGCGGGCGCGGCTGCGCGAGCCACCCATCCGTCGCGCGGCGGCACTGGTGGAAGCAATCGCGGAAGGCGTGGCACCCTTCCTGGACCTCCCCTTCGTATTCTTCGGCCACAGCATGGGCGCGCTCCTCGCGTTCGAGCTCGCTCGGCACCTGCGCCGCGTGGGGCGCCAGGGGCCTTGCGCGCTGTTCGTCAGCGCCGCGGCCGCGCCGCACCTGCCCCGGAGCCGCAAGCTGCTGTGGCGCCTGGGAGACGCCGAGTTCCTCTCCGAGATTCGCGGCTATGGCGGCACGCCCGAGGAGGTCTTCTCCGAGCCGGACCTGCGGGCCCTCTTCCTCCCCGTCCTCCGGGCGGACTTCGAGGTCTTCGACACGTACGAGTTCGAGGACGACGGCCCGCTTGCCTGCCCGCTCCACGTCTACGGCGGGCGGGACGACGAGCGCGCGACGCCCGGGCAGCTTCGTGCCTGGGGCGAGCTGGCGTCCCACCTGGAGTCCGTCGAGCTCTTCCCCGGCGGGCACTTCTACCTGCACGAGCAGCGCCCGGCGCTGACCGCCGCAGTGGCGCGCGAGCTCGCGGCGTTCGTCCCTGGCAGGCGCTGA
- a CDS encoding flavin-containing monooxygenase, translating to MIANQPAETFCIIGAGAAGLAVAKAFKTAGLTFEVLESASGIGGIWDASRADSPVSRNTHVIASKSVQAYPDFPMPASYPDYPNHSLVLDYLRDYAHSAGILPHMRFNTSVLQVEPAGPRWRVRVEGGPEREYAGVVLASGHDRTPRIPEFPGQHSIEVLHSKSYKSPAQLMNKRVLVVGAGQSAADILCESAMNAARTFHSTRRGFFCMPKYLMGRPTDTMLQAKAPSFLRRLSYYLFFRFLWRRSRGLGMPVPVMKQDLVIPVLGDQLHHHYTHGDIVHKGNVRRLEGDRVYFDDGTDEQIDVVFLATGYLPSYPYIDRKHLNWAEGDNRPSLFMHIFPPEADNLFVVGMVRPVGSHWDVYEYQGRLIAAYLRARQQAPDRARRLDDLRRSRGPQSDFRAGIRFYNPADYPLVVEKQEYVNHVKGHLRKLG from the coding sequence ATGATTGCAAATCAACCGGCCGAGACATTCTGCATCATCGGTGCCGGCGCGGCCGGACTGGCCGTCGCAAAGGCATTCAAGACGGCGGGCCTTACCTTCGAGGTATTGGAGTCCGCCTCTGGAATAGGGGGCATCTGGGATGCCTCGCGCGCCGACTCACCGGTGAGCCGCAACACCCACGTCATCGCCTCGAAGTCCGTGCAGGCGTATCCGGATTTCCCCATGCCGGCGTCCTACCCGGACTATCCCAATCACAGCCTCGTGCTGGACTACCTGAGAGACTATGCGCACAGCGCCGGCATCCTGCCGCACATGCGCTTCAACACCTCCGTGCTGCAGGTGGAGCCGGCGGGCCCGCGGTGGCGCGTGCGGGTGGAGGGCGGGCCTGAGCGCGAGTACGCGGGCGTGGTGCTGGCCAGCGGCCACGACCGCACGCCCCGCATCCCGGAGTTCCCGGGCCAGCACTCCATCGAGGTGCTGCACTCGAAGAGCTACAAGAGCCCTGCCCAGCTGATGAACAAGCGCGTGCTGGTGGTGGGCGCCGGCCAGTCCGCGGCGGACATCCTCTGTGAGTCGGCGATGAACGCGGCGCGGACGTTCCACAGCACCCGGCGCGGGTTCTTCTGCATGCCCAAGTACCTGATGGGCCGCCCCACCGACACCATGCTGCAGGCGAAGGCGCCGAGCTTCCTGCGCCGCCTCTCCTACTACCTCTTCTTCCGCTTCCTCTGGCGGCGCTCCAGGGGCCTGGGCATGCCGGTGCCGGTGATGAAGCAGGACCTGGTCATCCCGGTGCTGGGGGACCAGCTGCATCACCACTACACCCACGGGGACATCGTCCATAAGGGCAACGTGCGCCGCCTGGAGGGCGACCGCGTCTACTTCGACGACGGGACGGACGAGCAGATCGACGTCGTGTTCCTCGCCACGGGGTATCTGCCGTCCTATCCCTACATCGACCGCAAGCACCTGAACTGGGCCGAGGGCGACAACCGCCCGTCCCTGTTCATGCACATCTTCCCGCCCGAGGCCGACAACCTCTTCGTCGTGGGAATGGTGCGACCGGTGGGCTCACACTGGGACGTCTACGAGTACCAGGGCCGGCTCATCGCGGCCTACCTCCGGGCACGCCAGCAGGCGCCGGACAGGGCCCGGCGGCTGGACGACCTCCGGCGGAGCCGGGGCCCCCAGTCCGACTTCCGGGCCGGCATCCGCTTCTACAACCCCGCCGACTACCCTCTAGTGGTCGAGAAGCAGGAGTATGTGAATCACGTGAAGGGTCACCTCCGGAAGCTGGGCTGA
- a CDS encoding methyltransferase domain-containing protein, with translation MFLLRAGHVLAPSRKLFLAFLASFVGNLTPFYVLYVLRIAPLRERFMRALALLLADLATDAVAIGVLAYAASYSLVGGAAVVFVAGAFALALFPTKSRARRIGVLPLATSLLFAQSFAILIWSVTGLSLWGTLRLFGVEVALPEAVRIYAASHAQGAASLAWPGFLMVGRGMISMLVQLGVSAEVAVYSTALVRAFTYWLVIAGALWALVRLRQQVRRESAEANHFDVIADEYKSNVPEHIRLRLLSRKIELNQDHLPRQEYVRGIDAGCGQGWYLKEMLSRGYHVEGIDFSENQVKQARKYLGSDGNLVRQGSIAALPFEDGSQDFVYAVNVIHHLPDEHRQQQAFKEVQRVLRPGGRFLVHEMNVNNPLFRFYMSYIFPLIKDIDDGTEVWLKETSGPFSEGWKLVKTEYRTFLPDFVPEFAYRRLWGVERCLERSRHAAPFSAHVTFVLEKAAPADVSPGQ, from the coding sequence ATGTTCCTGCTGCGGGCCGGCCATGTGCTGGCGCCCAGCCGCAAGCTGTTCCTGGCCTTCCTGGCGTCCTTCGTGGGCAACCTCACGCCGTTCTACGTCCTGTATGTCCTGAGGATCGCGCCGCTCCGGGAGCGGTTCATGCGGGCGCTCGCGCTGCTGCTGGCGGACCTGGCCACGGACGCGGTGGCGATTGGCGTCCTCGCGTATGCCGCGTCCTACTCGCTGGTGGGGGGCGCGGCCGTCGTCTTCGTGGCGGGGGCGTTCGCCCTGGCGCTGTTCCCCACCAAGAGCCGGGCGCGCCGGATTGGCGTGCTGCCCCTGGCCACCAGCCTGCTGTTCGCGCAGAGCTTCGCCATCCTCATCTGGAGCGTCACCGGCCTGTCCCTGTGGGGCACGCTGCGGCTGTTCGGCGTGGAGGTCGCCCTCCCGGAGGCGGTGCGCATCTACGCCGCCAGCCATGCGCAGGGCGCCGCGTCACTCGCCTGGCCGGGCTTCCTGATGGTGGGGCGCGGGATGATCTCCATGCTCGTCCAGCTCGGCGTGTCCGCGGAGGTCGCCGTCTACTCCACGGCGCTGGTGCGGGCCTTCACCTACTGGCTCGTCATCGCGGGGGCCCTGTGGGCGCTGGTGCGGCTGCGCCAGCAGGTGCGCCGTGAGTCGGCGGAGGCCAACCACTTCGATGTGATTGCGGACGAATACAAATCCAACGTGCCGGAGCACATCCGCCTGAGGCTGCTCAGCCGGAAGATCGAATTGAACCAGGACCACCTGCCACGTCAGGAATATGTGCGCGGGATTGACGCCGGCTGCGGTCAGGGTTGGTATCTCAAGGAGATGCTGTCCCGGGGGTATCACGTCGAAGGGATTGACTTCTCAGAGAACCAGGTGAAGCAGGCCCGGAAGTATCTGGGCTCGGATGGGAACCTGGTGCGTCAGGGCTCCATCGCGGCGCTGCCCTTCGAGGATGGCTCGCAGGACTTCGTCTATGCGGTGAACGTCATCCACCACCTGCCAGACGAGCACCGGCAGCAGCAGGCCTTCAAGGAAGTGCAGCGGGTGTTGCGGCCCGGGGGCCGCTTCCTGGTGCACGAGATGAATGTGAACAACCCGCTGTTCCGCTTCTACATGAGCTACATCTTTCCGCTCATCAAGGACATCGATGACGGCACGGAGGTGTGGCTCAAGGAGACCAGCGGTCCGTTCAGCGAGGGTTGGAAGCTGGTGAAGACGGAGTACCGGACCTTCCTGCCGGACTTCGTGCCGGAGTTCGCCTACCGGCGGCTGTGGGGCGTGGAGCGGTGCCTGGAGCGCAGCCGCCACGCGGCGCCGTTTTCGGCTCACGTCACCTTCGTGCTGGAGAAGGCCGCTCCGGCCGACGTCAGTCCCGGCCAGTAG